A window from Flavobacterium gyeonganense encodes these proteins:
- a CDS encoding phosphoglyceromutase — protein MKKLVSIVLVFSSIFANAQKTENIIIITTDGFRWQEVFKGVDSEIANDKKFNQGDSTYIYKKYADSDFKESRKKIMPFFWSEIISKGQIYGNRDLKNKVDVANPYWFSYPGYSEIMTGNVDLEVNSNSYKPNPNVNVLEFLNKQSKLKGKIVAYGAWDAFDRILNEERSGFEVISAFDKVGGSKPTSSQKLLNQIRDNSFKPFHQDECMDVFTHYQAMDELKTKKPKVLYIAYGETDEWAHHGDYRSYLDAANQVDKWIQEIWTFVQNDSQYKNKTTLFITVDHGRGDTIKKQWTDHGSEISGASEIWFAAMGPEIDAKGEMKTDSQFYQKQFAQTIAKIMGYTFTADHPVTNEIKEVFEK, from the coding sequence ATGAAAAAACTAGTTTCAATCGTATTAGTTTTCAGCAGTATTTTTGCTAATGCCCAAAAAACAGAAAATATCATAATCATAACGACAGACGGTTTTAGATGGCAGGAAGTTTTTAAAGGAGTGGATTCAGAAATTGCCAATGACAAAAAATTCAACCAAGGAGATAGTACCTACATTTATAAAAAGTATGCTGATTCAGACTTCAAAGAATCCCGAAAAAAAATAATGCCTTTTTTCTGGTCAGAAATTATTTCAAAAGGACAAATTTACGGCAATCGTGATTTAAAAAACAAAGTTGATGTAGCTAATCCATATTGGTTTAGTTATCCTGGATACAGTGAAATTATGACTGGAAATGTGGATCTTGAGGTAAACTCAAACAGCTACAAACCAAATCCGAATGTCAATGTATTAGAATTCCTGAACAAACAATCCAAATTAAAAGGAAAAATAGTGGCTTATGGCGCATGGGATGCTTTTGATAGAATTCTTAATGAAGAAAGAAGTGGTTTTGAGGTAATTTCTGCTTTTGATAAAGTTGGAGGTAGTAAGCCAACATCTTCACAAAAATTGTTAAATCAAATTCGGGACAATTCGTTTAAGCCGTTTCATCAAGATGAATGTATGGATGTCTTTACGCATTATCAAGCCATGGATGAACTTAAAACCAAGAAACCAAAAGTACTTTACATTGCCTATGGAGAAACAGATGAATGGGCGCATCATGGCGACTATCGCTCGTACCTTGACGCTGCAAATCAAGTAGACAAATGGATTCAGGAAATATGGACTTTTGTACAAAATGATTCACAATACAAAAATAAAACGACCCTGTTCATAACGGTCGATCATGGTCGTGGTGATACAATAAAAAAGCAATGGACAGACCACGGTTCTGAAATTTCGGGTGCATCAGAAATTTGGTTTGCTGCGATGGGGCCAGAAATTGATGCAAAAGGCGAAATGAAAACCGATTCACAATTTTACCAAAAACAATTCGCACAAACCATTGCTAAAATTATGGGATATACTTTCACAGCTGATCATCCTGTTACGAATGAAATTAAAGAAGTTTTTGAAAAATAA